A genomic region of uncultured Fibrobacter sp. contains the following coding sequences:
- a CDS encoding PIN domain-containing protein codes for MRILLDTNVLLDYFQHREGFTTSEKILQACAENSVSGFVAAHSFPNMFYILRKFYSDEERREILTNIISLLNVAKISHSIIASALSRKDFHDFEDCLQDECAAMVGADYIVTSNIKDFEKSKIKAILPEDFLQLLSI; via the coding sequence ATGAGAATCCTCCTAGATACAAACGTGCTATTGGATTATTTCCAGCATCGTGAAGGTTTTACTACATCTGAAAAGATTCTTCAGGCCTGTGCGGAAAATTCCGTTTCAGGTTTTGTCGCCGCACATTCTTTTCCGAACATGTTCTACATCTTGAGGAAATTTTATTCCGATGAAGAACGGCGTGAAATCCTTACCAACATCATTTCGTTGCTGAACGTAGCCAAAATCAGCCATTCCATAATCGCCTCGGCTCTTTCAAGAAAAGACTTCCATGATTTTGAAGATTGCTTGCAAGACGAATGTGCCGCAATGGTTGGCGCCGACTATATCGTCACAAGCAACATCAAGGATTTTGAGAAAAGTAAAATCAAAGCAATTTTGCCAGAAGATTTTCTTCAACTGCTTTCTATTTAG